From the Haloarcula sp. H-GB4 genome, one window contains:
- a CDS encoding NADH-ubiquinone oxidoreductase-F iron-sulfur binding region domain-containing protein, producing the protein MTRETTALAHSTVVRVSTDGRSQSGDRVYSAARAAADSVPVVRTGPTGITAVTPLVMTTSSGRTAFYANPSPATVRDLVAELEAETVPTADADAVVEHDPKTASLPVPEHGPLSVGHRDVLGPCGWVAPLEPADWLFVSTGQTADAAAAAGLLGRGRGDAAADEPVAETWETASETDGDPVVVCNANDASDLPTGDDTLLSGAPMAVLDGIAAVAEHVDAGDAVIYVNESQIDLQADLREAIDAAGDSLPVVPQLVAGPDEFRAGEPTAALEALEGADRIEPRLQPPAPAKRGLYGRPTVIHTPRTFAHVQRAIAEPDSVDADAADPGTRLVTVTGDVANNATVELGSSASLAAVREAVEMDGSFKMACVGGVLGGMTRSLDMAPTAQSLQAAGLGTDGVVELFDTDRCAVETVGKRARFASMENSGRCVPGREGTKQLAELLRDIYDGSFESDKIRELSRVMRQSSNCQTGAHAPRPVTTAIDEFEPEFRAHTDGHCPSGTCTEKL; encoded by the coding sequence ATGACACGGGAAACCACGGCCCTCGCTCATTCGACCGTCGTCCGGGTGTCGACGGACGGCCGGTCACAGAGTGGGGACCGGGTCTACTCCGCTGCACGAGCGGCGGCGGACTCGGTCCCTGTGGTCAGGACAGGGCCGACGGGCATCACAGCGGTCACGCCGCTGGTAATGACTACGAGTAGCGGGCGGACAGCGTTCTACGCCAACCCCTCACCGGCGACCGTCCGTGACCTCGTCGCCGAACTAGAAGCTGAGACAGTACCGACAGCCGACGCAGACGCCGTCGTCGAACACGACCCCAAGACGGCGTCGCTTCCCGTCCCGGAGCACGGACCGCTCTCGGTCGGCCACCGTGACGTACTGGGCCCCTGTGGCTGGGTGGCTCCGCTCGAACCGGCTGACTGGTTGTTCGTCTCGACTGGGCAGACTGCCGACGCTGCAGCAGCAGCCGGGCTGCTGGGCCGGGGCCGCGGGGACGCCGCCGCTGACGAACCGGTCGCCGAGACGTGGGAGACGGCCAGCGAAACCGACGGTGACCCGGTGGTCGTCTGTAACGCCAACGACGCCAGCGACCTCCCGACGGGCGACGACACGCTTCTCTCTGGCGCACCGATGGCAGTCCTCGACGGGATTGCAGCAGTCGCCGAGCACGTGGACGCCGGCGACGCCGTCATCTATGTCAACGAGTCGCAAATTGACCTGCAAGCGGACCTCCGGGAAGCAATCGACGCAGCCGGCGACAGCCTGCCAGTTGTTCCGCAACTGGTGGCCGGCCCGGACGAGTTCCGTGCCGGCGAACCCACGGCGGCGCTCGAAGCACTGGAGGGGGCCGACCGCATCGAACCGCGGCTCCAGCCGCCAGCACCGGCCAAACGAGGGCTATACGGCCGCCCAACAGTCATCCACACGCCGCGGACGTTTGCGCACGTCCAGCGGGCCATCGCCGAGCCAGACAGCGTCGACGCTGACGCCGCTGACCCCGGAACACGACTCGTAACGGTCACTGGCGACGTTGCCAACAATGCAACCGTCGAACTCGGGTCCAGCGCGAGCCTCGCGGCGGTACGTGAGGCGGTCGAGATGGACGGGTCGTTCAAAATGGCCTGTGTTGGCGGCGTTCTCGGCGGTATGACTCGCAGCCTCGACATGGCACCGACTGCGCAGTCGCTCCAGGCGGCGGGCCTCGGAACCGACGGCGTCGTCGAACTGTTCGACACCGACCGATGTGCCGTCGAGACGGTCGGAAAGCGGGCGCGGTTCGCATCGATGGAGAACAGCGGCCGATGCGTCCCTGGTCGCGAGGGGACGAAACAGCTCGCTGAACTCCTGCGCGACATATACGACGGCTCGTTCGAGAGCGACAAGATACGCGAACTGTCCCGGGTGATGCGCCAGTCGAGTAACTGCCAGACCGGCGCACACGCGCCGCGACCGGTGACCACAGCTATCGACGAGTTCGAACCGGAGTTCCGCGCCCACACTGACGGACATTGTCCAAGCGGTACCTGTACGGAGAAACTATGA
- a CDS encoding Rid family detoxifying hydrolase, giving the protein MKHVISTDEAPAAVGAYSQATSNADLLITAGQLPLTTDGELLDDEPVSDQTRQCLHNVAAILESEGLSLDDVLKTTVYLDDIDDFDAFNEAYSEFFESEPPARSAVGVGAVPKGAAVEIEAIATTD; this is encoded by the coding sequence ATGAAGCATGTAATCAGCACCGACGAGGCACCGGCCGCGGTCGGAGCGTACAGTCAGGCAACGTCGAACGCCGACCTCCTCATCACCGCCGGACAGCTCCCGCTCACAACGGACGGCGAACTGCTCGACGACGAGCCTGTCTCCGACCAGACACGACAGTGTCTTCACAATGTCGCGGCGATTCTGGAGTCAGAAGGGCTCTCGCTGGACGACGTACTCAAGACAACCGTCTATCTCGACGACATCGACGACTTCGATGCGTTCAACGAGGCCTACAGCGAGTTTTTCGAATCGGAGCCACCGGCGCGGAGTGCCGTCGGCGTGGGTGCGGTCCCGAAAGGTGCAGCGGTGGAAATCGAAGCTATCGCAACCACCGACTAG
- a CDS encoding EamA family transporter gives MNAAVLFGLGTMIAWGFWIAFGNVASSTMDPETAAFVSYATATVVTGIYVIVSDASFVVTNRGMMFASAAGVAAAVGVVSTFVGVTVGPTSIVSTIGGMYFITAAVIGVIAFGESMTLTKVAGIGLALIAIVVINQ, from the coding sequence ATGAACGCCGCCGTCCTGTTTGGGCTGGGAACGATGATAGCCTGGGGGTTCTGGATCGCGTTCGGCAACGTTGCGTCGAGTACGATGGACCCGGAGACCGCGGCGTTCGTGTCGTACGCCACTGCGACGGTCGTCACCGGAATATACGTTATCGTCTCAGACGCATCGTTCGTCGTCACAAACCGGGGGATGATGTTCGCCAGCGCGGCGGGCGTCGCGGCGGCTGTCGGCGTAGTGTCGACGTTCGTCGGCGTGACTGTGGGGCCCACATCAATCGTGTCCACCATCGGTGGGATGTACTTCATCACCGCCGCGGTCATCGGCGTCATCGCGTTCGGGGAGTCAATGACGTTGACGAAAGTCGCCGGCATCGGTCTGGCGCTGATAGCGATTGTCGTCATCAATCAATGA